A window of Equus przewalskii isolate Varuska chromosome 18, EquPr2, whole genome shotgun sequence contains these coding sequences:
- the VWA5B2 gene encoding von Willebrand factor A domain-containing protein 5B2 isoform X9 gives MPGLYCPSSWTPLPLTDSWVRACANGPCLSLRARLTYHNPQPQPVDGVFVYPLAEAEVVSGFEAEAAGRRVSFQLQSRRRLQAACCRALGPGRGASTPRRCAQGHLVLDLAQARSTLVLPTGLIAAAGTMTVTLRSSRELPSRPDGVLRVALPSVLTPLALQGPLGPPRPPGLCDDRLGLCPTSCFGVGSPQEEGLAWEEPAAPPDVFSGPARCPAPYTFSFEMLVTGPCLLAGLESPSHALRADAPPHASSAATICVTLAEGHRCDRVLEILLHPSEPHQPHLMLEAGSLSSAEYEAWVRARRDFQRLQRRDSDGDRQVWFLQRRFHKDILLNPVLVLSFCPDLSSKPGQLGSATRELLFLLDSSSIAHKDAIVLAVKSLPSQTLINLAIFGTSVQPLFLESRPCSDDTVQLICESLETLQAVSGPPDVLAALDWAMGQPQHRAHPRQLFLLTAASPMATVTHQTLELMRWHRGAARCFSFGLGPACHQLLQGLSALSRGQAYFLRPGERLQPLLVQALRKALEPALSDISVDWFVPDAVEALLTPREIPALYPGDQLLGYCSLFRVDSFRPRPPRGQEPGWQSLGGSVFPSPEEAPSATSPGTEPTGTSEPLGTGTVSAELSSPWAAGDSEQTGTDALTDPVTDPGPNPSSDTAIWRRIFQSSYIREQYVLTHCSASPEPGPGSTGSSESPGSQGPGSPEGNTALHPPSQQGCRSLACGEPAGSRSCPLPVPPLTPVKAGALSAEVLGRRCRVALAGRSLSSPPGRVNPVPGRPRHPSLGAAPDGPGPEPGQQLGQGLDDSGKDWMGSWILTPRRPWGGGVQGTTLPLLCHCLSPGNLLSPAPMDWDMLMEPPFLFTAVPPNGESAPAAVPLAPLTPRCHVVIRALCGEQPMCWEVGLGLETLWGPGDDGSLPPSPTEREGAWDQALHRLTAASLVRDNEQLALRGGAETMADRGHARRSWLRALQTSKVSSAPSCFTCPVAVDATTREVLPSALQSQQSPQAPLLPLRTAKMQLFCPQLSTLKDRTEAPWQADGTRTEMATPSLLQGPLQPPPEVFIAHLPSLPPGSVWAVGKSEAQTAVNSAAPTWVRPVTTRVMAATMTICPWCGCRRRRAPSAWTPPSARRCASRRSACAAPRPSLRTAPASAPPRRHLPGHF, from the exons ATGCCAGGCCTGTACTGCCCCTCCAGCTGGACGCCGCTGCCCCTCACCGACTCCTGGGTCCGGGCCTGCGCCAACGGCCCCTGCCTCAGCCTGCGGGCCCGGCTCACCTATCACAACCCGCAGCCGCAGCCGGTGGACG GCGTGTTCGTGTACCCGCTGGCGGAGGCCGAAGTGGTGTCGGGCTTCGAGGCGGAGGCGGCGGGCCGGCGCGTCTCCTTCCAGCTGCAGAGCCGGCGCCGCTTGCAAGCCGCGTGCTGCCGCGCGCTGGGCCCCGGGCGGGGGGCCTCCACGCCCCGCCGCTGCGCGCAGG GTCATCTTGTCTTGGATCTGGCCCAGGCCCGGTCCACGCTGGTGCTGCCCACTGGCCTCATCGCCGCGGCCGGCACCATGACAGTGACCCTGCGCAGCAGCCGGGAGCTGCCCTCAAGGCCTGATGGGGTGCTGCGCGTGGCTCTGCCCTCTGTGCTCACCCCGCTGGCCCTGCAAGGCCCGCTGGGGCCCCCCAGGCCTCCGGGGCTCTGTGACGACAGGTTGGGCCTATG CCCTACCAGCTGCTTCGGGGTGGGCAGCCCTCAGGAggaagggctggcctgggaggagCCAGCTGCCCCTCCGGACGTGTTCTCAGGCCCTGCCCGCTGCCCGGCCCCATACACCTTCTCCTTCGAGATGCTGGTGACTGGGCCGTGCCTGCTGGCAG GCCTGGAGAGCCCCTCTCATGCTCTGCGGGCAGATGCACCCCCTCATGCCAGCTCCGCAGCCACCATCTGTGTCACATTGGCAGAGGGCCACCGCTGTGACCGGGTCTTGGAGATCCTGCTGCACCCTAGTG agCCCCACCAGCCGCACCTGATGCTGGAGGCCGGCAGCCTGAGCTCAGCAGAATATGAGGCCTGGGTGAGGGCCCGCCGGGATTTCCAGAGGCTGCAGAGAAGGGACAGTGATGGGGACCGGCAG GTGTGGTTCCTGCAGAGACGCTTCCACAAGGATATCCTGCTGAACCCCGTGCTGGTGCTGAGCTTCTGCCCAGACCTGAGCTCCAAGCCTGGACAGCTGGGCTCAGCTACGCGGGAGCTCCTCTTCCTGTTGGACAGCAGCAGCATAGCACACAAG GATGCCATTGTTTTGGCTGTGAAGTCGCTCCCGTCCCAGACGCTCATCAACCTGGCCATATTTGGCACGTCAGTGCAGCCCCTCTTCCTAGAGAGCCGGCCTTGCAGTGAT gaCACTGTGCAGCTAATCTGTGAGAGCCTTGAGACCCTGCAGGCTGTGAGTGGTCCCCCAGATGTGCTGGCTGCGCTggactgggccatggggcagccccagcATAGGGCCCACCCTCGGCAGCTGTTCCTGCTCACTGCTGCCTCGCCCATGGCCACTGTTACCCACCAAACCCTGGAGCTCATGAGGTGGCACAGGGGGGCAGCCAG GTGCTTCTCCTTTGGGCTGGGGCCCGCCTGCCACCAGCTGCTCCAGGGTCTGTCTGCCCTCAGCAGGGGCCAAGCCTACTTcctgaggcctggggagaggcTGCAGCCCTTG CTTGTGCAGGCTCTGCGGAAGGCACTGGAGCCCGCTTTGAGTGACATCTCTGTAGACTGGTTTGTGCCCGACGCAGTGGAGGCACTACTGACCCCCCGGGAGATCCCAGCACTCTACCCTGGCGACCAGCTGCTGGGTTACTGCTCACTCTTCAGGGTGGATAGCTTCCGGCCCCGCCCTCCCAGG GGCCAAGAGCCTGGCTGGCAGAGCTTAGGTGGCTCCGTGTTCCCGTCCCCAGAGGAGGCGCCATCTGCCACCAGCCCTGGCACTGAGCCCACTGGCACCTCGGAGCCACTGGGAACAGGCACTGTGTCAGCAGAGCTGTCCAGCCCATGGGCTGCTGGGGACTCAGAGCAGA CAGGTACTGACGCTCTGACAGATCCAGTCACCGATCCTGGACCCAACCCCTCCTCTGACACAGCCATATGGCGCCGCATCTTCCAGTCCTCATACATCCGGGAGCAGTATGTGCTCACCCACTGCTCTGCCAGCCCCGAGCCAGGCCCAGGCTCCACAGGCAGTAGCGAGTCCCCTggttcccagggccctggctcccCTGAGGGCAATACTGCCCTGCATCCCCCTTCTCAGCAGGGCTGCCGCAGCCTGGCTTGTGGAGAACCTGCAGGCTCCCGCTCCTGCCCCCTGCCTGTACCCCCACTCACTCCAGTCAAG GCTGGAGCCTTAAGTGCTGAGGTGCTGGGCCGTCGATGCAGAGTGGCTCTGGCTGGCCGAAGCCTCTCATCACCCCCAGGCCGGGTGAACCCAGTTCCCGGCCGGCCCCGGCATCCCTCTCTGGGTGCAGCCCCAGATGGGCCGGGCCCTGAGCCAGGGCAGCAGCTGGGACAGGGCTTGGATGACTCAGGTAAGGACTGGATGGGGAGCTGGATTCTGACACCAAGGAGGCCTTGGGGAGGTGGAGTCCAGGGCACCACActgcctctgctctgccactGTCTCTCCCCAGGAAAcctgctctccccagcccccatggACTGGGACATGTTGATGGAACCACCCTTCTTGTTCACAGCTGTGCCCCCCAATGGGGAGTCGGCCCCTGCAGCAGTGCCACTGGCTCCCCTCACTCCACGCTGCCATGTGGTGATCCGGGCCCTGTGTGGGGAGCAGCCTATGTGCTGGGAGGTGGGTCTTGGGCTAGAGACACTATGGGGGCCTGGGGATGATGGCTCGCTGCCTCCGTCACCCACTGAAAGAGAAGGTGCTTGGGACCAAGCACTTCATCGGCTGACAGCAGCTTCCCTGGTCCGGGACAATGAGCAGCTGGCTCTCCGAGGAGGGGCCGAGACCATGGCTGACCGGG GCCATGCCCGGAGGTCCTGGCTCCGGGCCCTTCAGACAAGCAAGGTCAGCTCTGCCCCCTCCTGCTTCACCTGCCCTGTAGCTGTAGACGCCACCACTAGGGAGGTCCTGCCCTCAGCCCTGCAG AGCCAGCAGAGCCCCCAGGcacccctcctgcctctcagaaCTGCCAAGATGCAGCTCTTCTGCCCGCAGTTGTCCACTCTAAAG GACCGCACGGAGGCTCCCTGGCAGGCAGATGGGACCAGGACCGAAATGGCAACTCCAAGCCTGCTTCAGgggcccctgcagcccccaccagAGGTCTTCATcgcccacctccccagcctccctccaggcTCAGTCTGGGCCGTCGGAAAGTCAGAGGCCCAGACAGCCGTAAACTCTGCAGCCCCAACATGGGTCAGGCCAGTGACGACAAGAGTGATGGCAGCGACCATGACTATCTGCCCTTG gTGCGGCTGCAGGAGGCGCCGGGCTCCTTCCGCCTGGACGCCCCCTTCTGCGCGGCGGTGCGCATCCCGCAGGAGCGCCTGTGCCGCGCCTCGCCCTTCGCTGCGCACCGCGCCAGCCTCAGCCCCACCTCGGCGTCATCTCCCTGGGCACTTCTAG
- the VWA5B2 gene encoding von Willebrand factor A domain-containing protein 5B2 isoform X15, giving the protein MLVTGPCLLAGLESPSHALRADAPPHASSAATICVTLAEGHRCDRVLEILLHPSEPHQPHLMLEAGSLSSAEYEAWVRARRDFQRLQRRDSDGDRQVWFLQRRFHKDILLNPVLVLSFCPDLSSKPGQLGSATRELLFLLDSSSIAHKDAIVLAVKSLPSQTLINLAIFGTSVQPLFLESRPCSDDTVQLICESLETLQAVSGPPDVLAALDWAMGQPQHRAHPRQLFLLTAASPMATVTHQTLELMRWHRGAARCFSFGLGPACHQLLQGLSALSRGQAYFLRPGERLQPLLVQALRKALEPALSDISVDWFVPDAVEALLTPREIPALYPGDQLLGYCSLFRVDSFRPRPPRGQEPGWQSLGGSVFPSPEEAPSATSPGTEPTGTSEPLGTGTVSAELSSPWAAGDSEQSTDALTDPVTDPGPNPSSDTAIWRRIFQSSYIREQYVLTHCSASPEPGPGSTGSSESPGSQGPGSPEGNTALHPPSQQGCRSLACGEPAGSRSCPLPVPPLTPVKAGALSAEVLGRRCRVALAGRSLSSPPGRVNPVPGRPRHPSLGAAPDGPGPEPGQQLGQGLDDSGKDWMGSWILTPRRPWGGGVQGTTLPLLCHCLSPGNLLSPAPMDWDMLMEPPFLFTAVPPNGESAPAAVPLAPLTPRCHVVIRALCGEQPMCWEVGLGLETLWGPGDDGSLPPSPTEREGAWDQALHRLTAASLVRDNEQLALRGGAETMADRGHARRSWLRALQTSKVSSAPSCFTCPVAVDATTREVLPSALQVRSSEPAEPPGTPPASQNCQDAALLPAVVHSKGPHGGSLAGRWDQDRNGNSKPASGAPAAPTRGLHRPPPQPPSRLSLGRRKVRGPDSRKLCSPNMGQASDDKSDGSDHDYLPLVRLQEAPGSFRLDAPFCAAVRIPQERLCRASPFAAHRASLSPTSASSPWALLGPGVGQGDSATASCSPSPSSGSEGPGQADSGRGSDTEASEGAEGPCGADLRGRTWATAVALAWLEHRCAAAFGEWELAAAKADCWLRAQHLPDGLDLAALKAAARGLFLLLRHWDQNLQLHLLCYSPANM; this is encoded by the exons ATGCTGGTGACTGGGCCGTGCCTGCTGGCAG GCCTGGAGAGCCCCTCTCATGCTCTGCGGGCAGATGCACCCCCTCATGCCAGCTCCGCAGCCACCATCTGTGTCACATTGGCAGAGGGCCACCGCTGTGACCGGGTCTTGGAGATCCTGCTGCACCCTAGTG agCCCCACCAGCCGCACCTGATGCTGGAGGCCGGCAGCCTGAGCTCAGCAGAATATGAGGCCTGGGTGAGGGCCCGCCGGGATTTCCAGAGGCTGCAGAGAAGGGACAGTGATGGGGACCGGCAG GTGTGGTTCCTGCAGAGACGCTTCCACAAGGATATCCTGCTGAACCCCGTGCTGGTGCTGAGCTTCTGCCCAGACCTGAGCTCCAAGCCTGGACAGCTGGGCTCAGCTACGCGGGAGCTCCTCTTCCTGTTGGACAGCAGCAGCATAGCACACAAG GATGCCATTGTTTTGGCTGTGAAGTCGCTCCCGTCCCAGACGCTCATCAACCTGGCCATATTTGGCACGTCAGTGCAGCCCCTCTTCCTAGAGAGCCGGCCTTGCAGTGAT gaCACTGTGCAGCTAATCTGTGAGAGCCTTGAGACCCTGCAGGCTGTGAGTGGTCCCCCAGATGTGCTGGCTGCGCTggactgggccatggggcagccccagcATAGGGCCCACCCTCGGCAGCTGTTCCTGCTCACTGCTGCCTCGCCCATGGCCACTGTTACCCACCAAACCCTGGAGCTCATGAGGTGGCACAGGGGGGCAGCCAG GTGCTTCTCCTTTGGGCTGGGGCCCGCCTGCCACCAGCTGCTCCAGGGTCTGTCTGCCCTCAGCAGGGGCCAAGCCTACTTcctgaggcctggggagaggcTGCAGCCCTTG CTTGTGCAGGCTCTGCGGAAGGCACTGGAGCCCGCTTTGAGTGACATCTCTGTAGACTGGTTTGTGCCCGACGCAGTGGAGGCACTACTGACCCCCCGGGAGATCCCAGCACTCTACCCTGGCGACCAGCTGCTGGGTTACTGCTCACTCTTCAGGGTGGATAGCTTCCGGCCCCGCCCTCCCAGG GGCCAAGAGCCTGGCTGGCAGAGCTTAGGTGGCTCCGTGTTCCCGTCCCCAGAGGAGGCGCCATCTGCCACCAGCCCTGGCACTGAGCCCACTGGCACCTCGGAGCCACTGGGAACAGGCACTGTGTCAGCAGAGCTGTCCAGCCCATGGGCTGCTGGGGACTCAGAGCAGA GTACTGACGCTCTGACAGATCCAGTCACCGATCCTGGACCCAACCCCTCCTCTGACACAGCCATATGGCGCCGCATCTTCCAGTCCTCATACATCCGGGAGCAGTATGTGCTCACCCACTGCTCTGCCAGCCCCGAGCCAGGCCCAGGCTCCACAGGCAGTAGCGAGTCCCCTggttcccagggccctggctcccCTGAGGGCAATACTGCCCTGCATCCCCCTTCTCAGCAGGGCTGCCGCAGCCTGGCTTGTGGAGAACCTGCAGGCTCCCGCTCCTGCCCCCTGCCTGTACCCCCACTCACTCCAGTCAAG GCTGGAGCCTTAAGTGCTGAGGTGCTGGGCCGTCGATGCAGAGTGGCTCTGGCTGGCCGAAGCCTCTCATCACCCCCAGGCCGGGTGAACCCAGTTCCCGGCCGGCCCCGGCATCCCTCTCTGGGTGCAGCCCCAGATGGGCCGGGCCCTGAGCCAGGGCAGCAGCTGGGACAGGGCTTGGATGACTCAGGTAAGGACTGGATGGGGAGCTGGATTCTGACACCAAGGAGGCCTTGGGGAGGTGGAGTCCAGGGCACCACActgcctctgctctgccactGTCTCTCCCCAGGAAAcctgctctccccagcccccatggACTGGGACATGTTGATGGAACCACCCTTCTTGTTCACAGCTGTGCCCCCCAATGGGGAGTCGGCCCCTGCAGCAGTGCCACTGGCTCCCCTCACTCCACGCTGCCATGTGGTGATCCGGGCCCTGTGTGGGGAGCAGCCTATGTGCTGGGAGGTGGGTCTTGGGCTAGAGACACTATGGGGGCCTGGGGATGATGGCTCGCTGCCTCCGTCACCCACTGAAAGAGAAGGTGCTTGGGACCAAGCACTTCATCGGCTGACAGCAGCTTCCCTGGTCCGGGACAATGAGCAGCTGGCTCTCCGAGGAGGGGCCGAGACCATGGCTGACCGGG GCCATGCCCGGAGGTCCTGGCTCCGGGCCCTTCAGACAAGCAAGGTCAGCTCTGCCCCCTCCTGCTTCACCTGCCCTGTAGCTGTAGACGCCACCACTAGGGAGGTCCTGCCCTCAGCCCTGCAGGTGCGGAGCTCAG AGCCAGCAGAGCCCCCAGGcacccctcctgcctctcagaaCTGCCAAGATGCAGCTCTTCTGCCCGCAGTTGTCCACTCTAAAG GACCGCACGGAGGCTCCCTGGCAGGCAGATGGGACCAGGACCGAAATGGCAACTCCAAGCCTGCTTCAGgggcccctgcagcccccaccagAGGTCTTCATcgcccacctccccagcctccctccaggcTCAGTCTGGGCCGTCGGAAAGTCAGAGGCCCAGACAGCCGTAAACTCTGCAGCCCCAACATGGGTCAGGCCAGTGACGACAAGAGTGATGGCAGCGACCATGACTATCTGCCCTTG gTGCGGCTGCAGGAGGCGCCGGGCTCCTTCCGCCTGGACGCCCCCTTCTGCGCGGCGGTGCGCATCCCGCAGGAGCGCCTGTGCCGCGCCTCGCCCTTCGCTGCGCACCGCGCCAGCCTCAGCCCCACCTCGGCGTCATCTCCCTGGGCACTTCTAGGTCCTGGTGTCGGCCAGGGTGACAGCGCCACGGCCTCCTGCAGCCCATCCCCCAGCTCGGGCTCCGAGGGTCCAGGCCAGGCGGACAGTGGGCGGGGCTCAGACACGGAGGCCTCGGAGGGAGCGGAAGGGCCCTGTGGTGCCGACCTGCGGGGCCGGACCTGGGCCACGGCTGTGGCGCTCGCGTGGCTGGAGCACCGCTGTGCAGCCGCCTTTGGCGAATGGGAACTGGCAGCAGCTAAGGCCGACTGTTGGCTGCGGGCTCAGCACCTGCCTGACGGCCTCGACCTGGCTGCCCTCAAGGCCGCAGCCCGGGGTCTCTTCCTGCTGCTGCGCCACTGGGACCAGAACCTGCAGCTACACCTGCTGTGCTACAGCCCAGCAAACATGTGA
- the VWA5B2 gene encoding von Willebrand factor A domain-containing protein 5B2 isoform X14, with amino-acid sequence MLVTGPCLLAGLESPSHALRADAPPHASSAATICVTLAEGHRCDRVLEILLHPSEPHQPHLMLEAGSLSSAEYEAWVRARRDFQRLQRRDSDGDRQVWFLQRRFHKDILLNPVLVLSFCPDLSSKPGQLGSATRELLFLLDSSSIAHKDAIVLAVKSLPSQTLINLAIFGTSVQPLFLESRPCSDDTVQLICESLETLQAVSGPPDVLAALDWAMGQPQHRAHPRQLFLLTAASPMATVTHQTLELMRWHRGAARCFSFGLGPACHQLLQGLSALSRGQAYFLRPGERLQPLLVQALRKALEPALSDISVDWFVPDAVEALLTPREIPALYPGDQLLGYCSLFRVDSFRPRPPRGQEPGWQSLGGSVFPSPEEAPSATSPGTEPTGTSEPLGTGTVSAELSSPWAAGDSEQTGTDALTDPVTDPGPNPSSDTAIWRRIFQSSYIREQYVLTHCSASPEPGPGSTGSSESPGSQGPGSPEGNTALHPPSQQGCRSLACGEPAGSRSCPLPVPPLTPVKAGALSAEVLGRRCRVALAGRSLSSPPGRVNPVPGRPRHPSLGAAPDGPGPEPGQQLGQGLDDSGKDWMGSWILTPRRPWGGGVQGTTLPLLCHCLSPGNLLSPAPMDWDMLMEPPFLFTAVPPNGESAPAAVPLAPLTPRCHVVIRALCGEQPMCWEVGLGLETLWGPGDDGSLPPSPTEREGAWDQALHRLTAASLVRDNEQLALRGGAETMADRGHARRSWLRALQTSKVSSAPSCFTCPVAVDATTREVLPSALQVRSSEPAEPPGTPPASQNCQDAALLPAVVHSKGPHGGSLAGRWDQDRNGNSKPASGAPAAPTRGLHRPPPQPPSRLSLGRRKVRGPDSRKLCSPNMGQASDDKSDGSDHDYLPLVRLQEAPGSFRLDAPFCAAVRIPQERLCRASPFAAHRASLSPTSASSPWALLGPGVGQGDSATASCSPSPSSGSEGPGQADSGRGSDTEASEGAEGPCGADLRGRTWATAVALAWLEHRCAAAFGEWELAAAKADCWLRAQHLPDGLDLAALKAAARGLFLLLRHWDQNLQLHLLCYSPANM; translated from the exons ATGCTGGTGACTGGGCCGTGCCTGCTGGCAG GCCTGGAGAGCCCCTCTCATGCTCTGCGGGCAGATGCACCCCCTCATGCCAGCTCCGCAGCCACCATCTGTGTCACATTGGCAGAGGGCCACCGCTGTGACCGGGTCTTGGAGATCCTGCTGCACCCTAGTG agCCCCACCAGCCGCACCTGATGCTGGAGGCCGGCAGCCTGAGCTCAGCAGAATATGAGGCCTGGGTGAGGGCCCGCCGGGATTTCCAGAGGCTGCAGAGAAGGGACAGTGATGGGGACCGGCAG GTGTGGTTCCTGCAGAGACGCTTCCACAAGGATATCCTGCTGAACCCCGTGCTGGTGCTGAGCTTCTGCCCAGACCTGAGCTCCAAGCCTGGACAGCTGGGCTCAGCTACGCGGGAGCTCCTCTTCCTGTTGGACAGCAGCAGCATAGCACACAAG GATGCCATTGTTTTGGCTGTGAAGTCGCTCCCGTCCCAGACGCTCATCAACCTGGCCATATTTGGCACGTCAGTGCAGCCCCTCTTCCTAGAGAGCCGGCCTTGCAGTGAT gaCACTGTGCAGCTAATCTGTGAGAGCCTTGAGACCCTGCAGGCTGTGAGTGGTCCCCCAGATGTGCTGGCTGCGCTggactgggccatggggcagccccagcATAGGGCCCACCCTCGGCAGCTGTTCCTGCTCACTGCTGCCTCGCCCATGGCCACTGTTACCCACCAAACCCTGGAGCTCATGAGGTGGCACAGGGGGGCAGCCAG GTGCTTCTCCTTTGGGCTGGGGCCCGCCTGCCACCAGCTGCTCCAGGGTCTGTCTGCCCTCAGCAGGGGCCAAGCCTACTTcctgaggcctggggagaggcTGCAGCCCTTG CTTGTGCAGGCTCTGCGGAAGGCACTGGAGCCCGCTTTGAGTGACATCTCTGTAGACTGGTTTGTGCCCGACGCAGTGGAGGCACTACTGACCCCCCGGGAGATCCCAGCACTCTACCCTGGCGACCAGCTGCTGGGTTACTGCTCACTCTTCAGGGTGGATAGCTTCCGGCCCCGCCCTCCCAGG GGCCAAGAGCCTGGCTGGCAGAGCTTAGGTGGCTCCGTGTTCCCGTCCCCAGAGGAGGCGCCATCTGCCACCAGCCCTGGCACTGAGCCCACTGGCACCTCGGAGCCACTGGGAACAGGCACTGTGTCAGCAGAGCTGTCCAGCCCATGGGCTGCTGGGGACTCAGAGCAGA CAGGTACTGACGCTCTGACAGATCCAGTCACCGATCCTGGACCCAACCCCTCCTCTGACACAGCCATATGGCGCCGCATCTTCCAGTCCTCATACATCCGGGAGCAGTATGTGCTCACCCACTGCTCTGCCAGCCCCGAGCCAGGCCCAGGCTCCACAGGCAGTAGCGAGTCCCCTggttcccagggccctggctcccCTGAGGGCAATACTGCCCTGCATCCCCCTTCTCAGCAGGGCTGCCGCAGCCTGGCTTGTGGAGAACCTGCAGGCTCCCGCTCCTGCCCCCTGCCTGTACCCCCACTCACTCCAGTCAAG GCTGGAGCCTTAAGTGCTGAGGTGCTGGGCCGTCGATGCAGAGTGGCTCTGGCTGGCCGAAGCCTCTCATCACCCCCAGGCCGGGTGAACCCAGTTCCCGGCCGGCCCCGGCATCCCTCTCTGGGTGCAGCCCCAGATGGGCCGGGCCCTGAGCCAGGGCAGCAGCTGGGACAGGGCTTGGATGACTCAGGTAAGGACTGGATGGGGAGCTGGATTCTGACACCAAGGAGGCCTTGGGGAGGTGGAGTCCAGGGCACCACActgcctctgctctgccactGTCTCTCCCCAGGAAAcctgctctccccagcccccatggACTGGGACATGTTGATGGAACCACCCTTCTTGTTCACAGCTGTGCCCCCCAATGGGGAGTCGGCCCCTGCAGCAGTGCCACTGGCTCCCCTCACTCCACGCTGCCATGTGGTGATCCGGGCCCTGTGTGGGGAGCAGCCTATGTGCTGGGAGGTGGGTCTTGGGCTAGAGACACTATGGGGGCCTGGGGATGATGGCTCGCTGCCTCCGTCACCCACTGAAAGAGAAGGTGCTTGGGACCAAGCACTTCATCGGCTGACAGCAGCTTCCCTGGTCCGGGACAATGAGCAGCTGGCTCTCCGAGGAGGGGCCGAGACCATGGCTGACCGGG GCCATGCCCGGAGGTCCTGGCTCCGGGCCCTTCAGACAAGCAAGGTCAGCTCTGCCCCCTCCTGCTTCACCTGCCCTGTAGCTGTAGACGCCACCACTAGGGAGGTCCTGCCCTCAGCCCTGCAGGTGCGGAGCTCAG AGCCAGCAGAGCCCCCAGGcacccctcctgcctctcagaaCTGCCAAGATGCAGCTCTTCTGCCCGCAGTTGTCCACTCTAAAG GACCGCACGGAGGCTCCCTGGCAGGCAGATGGGACCAGGACCGAAATGGCAACTCCAAGCCTGCTTCAGgggcccctgcagcccccaccagAGGTCTTCATcgcccacctccccagcctccctccaggcTCAGTCTGGGCCGTCGGAAAGTCAGAGGCCCAGACAGCCGTAAACTCTGCAGCCCCAACATGGGTCAGGCCAGTGACGACAAGAGTGATGGCAGCGACCATGACTATCTGCCCTTG gTGCGGCTGCAGGAGGCGCCGGGCTCCTTCCGCCTGGACGCCCCCTTCTGCGCGGCGGTGCGCATCCCGCAGGAGCGCCTGTGCCGCGCCTCGCCCTTCGCTGCGCACCGCGCCAGCCTCAGCCCCACCTCGGCGTCATCTCCCTGGGCACTTCTAGGTCCTGGTGTCGGCCAGGGTGACAGCGCCACGGCCTCCTGCAGCCCATCCCCCAGCTCGGGCTCCGAGGGTCCAGGCCAGGCGGACAGTGGGCGGGGCTCAGACACGGAGGCCTCGGAGGGAGCGGAAGGGCCCTGTGGTGCCGACCTGCGGGGCCGGACCTGGGCCACGGCTGTGGCGCTCGCGTGGCTGGAGCACCGCTGTGCAGCCGCCTTTGGCGAATGGGAACTGGCAGCAGCTAAGGCCGACTGTTGGCTGCGGGCTCAGCACCTGCCTGACGGCCTCGACCTGGCTGCCCTCAAGGCCGCAGCCCGGGGTCTCTTCCTGCTGCTGCGCCACTGGGACCAGAACCTGCAGCTACACCTGCTGTGCTACAGCCCAGCAAACATGTGA